In Exiguobacterium acetylicum, the genomic stretch CGCTTAGAACTGTCCCGGCGTCTGACATTGATTGCTTCCTTGATTGCACAGCTTTAATACAAAACAATGGAGGTGACCCCTGTTTAGGGGATTTTGGATACTATATTATTCATCAATTTATTTTTAGTGGTCTTGTTGATTGCGTTGACGGCGTTTTTCGTCGGATCGGAATTTGCTGTCGTTAAAGTTCGGATGTCGCGTTTGGATCAAATGATTCAAGAAGGGAACAAAAGTGCCGTCCTTGCGAAAAAAATCGCGGGCGATCTCGACTACTACTTGTCTGCCTGTCAGCTTGGTATCACGGTCACGGCACTTGGTCTTGGGGCACTTGGTGAACCAACCGTTGAAAAGATCTTACATCCTGTCTTCGACGACTTCGGGATCTCTGCTGCTGTTTCGACACTCTTGTCGTTTGGTATCGCATTCGTATCCGTCACGTTCTTACACGTCGTCATCGGTGAACTCGCTCCGAAGACGCTTGCGATTCAGTATGCAGAACGCATGACATTGTTGTTTGCCCGTCCACTTTATGTGTTCGGTAAAATCATGTACCCATTCATTTGGTTACTCAACGGTTCAGCGCGCTTATTCCTCGGTCTGTTCGGTGTCAAACCAGCAGGGCACGAACAAGCCCACTCGGAAGATGAATTGAAAATCATCATGGCGCAAAGTTTCCAAAGTGGTGAAATCAACCAAACGGAACTTGCCCTCATGCAAAACGTCTTTGCGTTTGATGAGCACATCGTCAAAGACTTGATGGTGCCGCGGATGCGGATGGAGACGATCTCGGAACGTTTGACGAAGGATGAACTGATGGAAATCTTCATGGATAATCCGTACACGCGTTATCCGGTCACAGAAGAAAATGATAAGGACCGAATTCTCGGATACGTCAACGTCAAGGAAGTCTTGACGGATTATGCGAACGGCAATGAGCATCCGGTGACACACTATATCAAGGATTTACCGGTTGTTTCGGAAGTGACGTCGCTTCAAGAGACACTTCGCAAGATGAAACGGACCCGCACTCATCTCGTTCTCGTCGTCGATGAATACGGCGGAACAGCAGGTCTCGTCTCGATGGAAGACTTACTCGAAGAAATCGTTGGTGAAATCCGTGATGAATTCGATGCAGATGAAGTCGAAGAAATCGAACAGGTCAAATCGGACGAGTTCCTACTCGACGGTACAGTCTTGCTCTCTGACTTGGAAGAGCGTTTCAATATTCGTTTTACGAATGTCGAAGATGTCGATACGATCGGTGGCTGGATTCAGATGCACAACATCGATCTTCAGCCAGGTGAACATATCGACACACCGGACTTCTCCGTCGAAGTGATGGAGATGGAAAACTATCAAATCAACCGCGTCAAGATTTGGTTGCATCCAGCTGAACAAGCAGAAGCATAAGATGGTCGGTTCCTCATGGAGGAACCGGCTTTTTTTTCATCGCAT encodes the following:
- a CDS encoding hemolysin family protein; this encodes MDTILFINLFLVVLLIALTAFFVGSEFAVVKVRMSRLDQMIQEGNKSAVLAKKIAGDLDYYLSACQLGITVTALGLGALGEPTVEKILHPVFDDFGISAAVSTLLSFGIAFVSVTFLHVVIGELAPKTLAIQYAERMTLLFARPLYVFGKIMYPFIWLLNGSARLFLGLFGVKPAGHEQAHSEDELKIIMAQSFQSGEINQTELALMQNVFAFDEHIVKDLMVPRMRMETISERLTKDELMEIFMDNPYTRYPVTEENDKDRILGYVNVKEVLTDYANGNEHPVTHYIKDLPVVSEVTSLQETLRKMKRTRTHLVLVVDEYGGTAGLVSMEDLLEEIVGEIRDEFDADEVEEIEQVKSDEFLLDGTVLLSDLEERFNIRFTNVEDVDTIGGWIQMHNIDLQPGEHIDTPDFSVEVMEMENYQINRVKIWLHPAEQAEA